In Rhipicephalus microplus isolate Deutch F79 chromosome 9, USDA_Rmic, whole genome shotgun sequence, one genomic interval encodes:
- the CSN5 gene encoding COP9 signalosome subunit 5, giving the protein MDNNMAQKTWEMSNNVETVQSVDDLYKYNKKQQQDILTAKPWEKDPHYFKDMKVSALALLKMVMHARSGGTLEVMGLLLGKVDANTMIVMDSFALPVEGTETRVNAQAQAYEYMAEYTENAKTVGRLENVVGWYHSHPGYGCWLSGIDVSTQMLNQQFQEPFVAIVIDPVRTISAGKVNLGAFRTYPKGYKPPDEGPAEYQTIPLNKIEDFGVHCKQYYSLEVSYFKSLLDRRLLDSLWNKYWVNTLSSSSLLTNADYTTGQVFDLSDKLEQSESQLGRGGFVLGLDPHEKRTEDKLAKATRDSCKTTIEVIHGLMSQVIKDRLFNQVNCTPPEQQ; this is encoded by the exons ATGGATAACAACATGGCGCAGAAGACCTGGGAGATGAGCAACAATGTCGAAACGGTTCAGAGCGTGGACGATTTGTACAAGTACAACAAGAAACAGCAGCAGGACATCCTCACAGCCAAGCCGTGGGAGAAAGA CCCCCACTACTTCAAGGACATGAAGGTGTCTGCACTGGCACTGTTGAAGATGGTGATGCACGCACGTTCCGGTGGAACCCTGGAAGTCATGGGACTGCTTCTAGGAAAA GTGGACGCCAACACGATGATAGTGATGGACTCGTTTGCCCTGCCGGTTGAAGGGACCGAGACGAGGGTGAATGCCCAGGCTCAGGCTTACGAGTACATGGCCGAATATACCGAGAATGCCAAGACGGTCGGCCGCCTGGAGAACGTCGTGGGCTGGTACCACTCGCACCCCGGCTATGGCTGTTGGCTGTCGGGCATTGACGTCAGCACGCAGATGCTCAACCAACAATTTCAGGAGCCCTTTGTTGCTATTGTG ATTGACCCTGTGAGGACCATCTCGGCCGGAAAAGTCAACTTGGGTGCTTTTAGGACTTATCCAAAG GGCTACAAGCCCCCGGACGAAGGTCCGGCAGAGTACCAGACCATTCCGCTGAACAAGATCGAAGACTTTGGAGTCCACTGCAAGCAGTACTACTCTCTCGAGGTGTCCTACTTCAAGTCCTTGCTCGACCGCAGGCTCCTAGACTCGCTCTGGAATAAGTACTGGGTCAACACGCTCAGTTCATCCAGTCTACTGACT AACGCCGACTACACGACGGGACAGGTGTTTGACTTGTCGGACAAGCTGGAGCAGTCCGAGTCGCAGCTCGGCCGGGGCGGCTTTGTCCTCGGCCTTGACCCGCACGAGAAGCGAACTGAGGACAAGCTTGCAAAGGCGACGCGAGACAGCTGCAAGACAACCATCGAGGTCATCCATGGCCTCATGTCTCAAGTGATCAAGGACAGGCTCTTCAACCAAGTGAACTGTACCCCTCCGGAGCAACAGTAA
- the LOC119163292 gene encoding cytochrome c oxidase subunit 5B, mitochondrial → MAAAVVVGRSLLRCARQTVCINAVRFKSEEKPRLYTSMEHATGRERQELLAMAAGNDDPFDMKVFKRGPGTKDNPNLIPSHLEKRMIGCICEEDQTHINWMWLHRGDPKRCECGYWFKIVDAKPL, encoded by the exons ATGGCTGCAGCGGTTGTTGTTGGAAGGTCACTGCTACGATGTGCACGGCAAACCGTCTGCATCAACGCAGTGCGGTTCAAGTCCGAGGAAAAGCCAC GTTTGTACACCTCGATGGAGCATGCCACAGGGCGTGAAAGGCAGGAACTCCTAGCAATGGCAGCAGGAAACGAT gatccATTTGACATGAAGGTCTTCAAGAGGGGCCCAGGCACCAAGGACAATCCGAACCTGATCCCATCTCACCTAGAGAAACGAATGATTGGTTGCATTT GTGAAGAAGATCAGACCCACATCAACTGGATGTGGCTTCACCGAGGGGACCCAAAGCGTTGCGAGTGTGGATACTGGTTCAAGATTGTGGACGCGAAACCGTTGTAG